In Mercurialis annua linkage group LG6, ddMerAnnu1.2, whole genome shotgun sequence, the following are encoded in one genomic region:
- the LOC126686783 gene encoding protein COFACTOR ASSEMBLY OF COMPLEX C SUBUNIT B CCB4, chloroplastic isoform X1, giving the protein MRVCVNKLISMEAGTVTILPTPILFNSKCKFPPRNFRCFVSSNSDSNNAQIKGHYYRGPKPNRNFVADWVKNNDSTVRTLPIYVGAASLLAVLINRAASGIAPVADASSSQSRADLLTLGLAVTNILAGLVWLTIKPKTIYPVNPQGVDCQILFPDLPRYVVSELLWVWESLSAVTCCRSLVVVYDCICFLQIGMAVESSNKGEVLSVDTAKLMQGSLVQAVKKSGAQSYLANLSLYPGRSELPFFPSNTQAVILQPLGDKGVAIIGGDTIRGFTTSDQAWITFIGEKLDATLAKYVTNSSLAAQDRV; this is encoded by the exons ATGAGGGTTTGTGTTAACAAATTGATTTCCATGGAAGCGGGAACTGTAACTATCCTCCCCACTCCCATTCTCTTCAACTCCAAATGCAAGTTTCCTCCCCGCAATTTCCGCTGCTTCGTTTCCTCAAATTCTGATTCAAATAATGCCCAAATTAAGGGACACTATTATAGAGGACCCAAGCCTAACAGAAATTTTGTCGCTGATTGGGTTAAGAACAACGACTCCACCGTTCGAACCTTGCCCATTTACGTCGGCGCCGCTTCTCTCTTGGCTGTTCTCATCAATCGCGCCGCTTCTGGCATTGCTCCTGTTGCCGATGCCAGTAG TTCACAGTCTAGAGCTGATTTGTTGACACTTGGATTGGCCGTTACTAATATTTTAGCTGGTTTGGTGTGGCTCACCATCAAGCCAAAGACTATTTATCCA gTAAATCCTCAAGGCGTGGACTGTCAAATTCTATTCCCGGATCTGCCTCGCTATGTGGTTTCTGAGTTACTTTG GGTATGGGAATCTCTGTCGGCTGTCACGTGCTGCAGGTCTTTAGTTGTTGTTTATGATTGCATCTGTTTTCTACAAATTGGTATGGCTGTTGAATCGTCTAATAAGGGTGAAGTGCTATCCGTGGATACTGCCAAATTGATGCAAGGATCACTTGTTCAAGCTGTTAAGAAATCAGGAGCTC AGAGCTATTTGGCAAACCTCTCGCTCTATCCCGGGAGGTCTGAGCTGCCATTTTTTCCTTCAAATACACAG GCAGTGATCTTGCAGCCTCTTGGAGATAAAGGAGTTGCAATAATTGGTGGTGACACTATTAGGGGTTTCACTACTTCTGATCAG GCATGGATTACATTCATTGGTGAGAAACTTGATGCCACACTAGCAAAATATGTAACCAACAGCTCGTTGGCAGCGCAAGATAGAGTTTGA
- the LOC126687779 gene encoding uncharacterized protein LOC126687779: MYHQRAKQIRRDERPLSPTNTGSGYARSTTEIPPLPTLKADIRKPSFDLYSDYYLSILGGAFRLHLQLGLNEDSDPLAVLTVADRLHDDCSKALQSSEPATRSSPEVHLWQPPPINIIKVNFDGAFNRATCTGTGACVARNHNGKPIHSHAQVFNHVQSPMVVEALALREAILVARRLQVMEIIFEGDAKCIIDAMKGELSVDLDCDVILEDCRRLCQTFRLVSFEFIRRSGNWVANYLAKRSLRDNLFCYNTLAQLTWLESRLM; the protein is encoded by the exons ATGTATCATCAAAGGGCGAAACAAATTCGACGAGATGAGAGGCCACTTAGTCCAACAAACACAGGTTCTGGCTATGCTAGATCAACAACTGAGATACCACCATTGCCGACATTGAAG GCTGATATTCGAAAACCTTCCTTCGATCTTTATTCTGACTATTATTTGTCGATTTTAGGTGGCGCTTTTAGACTACATTTACAGTTAGGCCT AAATGAGGACTCGGACCCCCTGGCAGTATTGACAGTAGCAGACAGGCTGCACGATGATTGCTCGAAAGCCCTGCAATCAAGTGAACCAGCAACAAGAAGCAGCCCGGAGGTACACTTGTGGCAACCTCCTCCTATCaatataattaaagttaattttgaTGGAGCCTTCAATCGTGCAACCTGTACTGGCACCGGAGCTTGTGTTGCAAGGAATCACAACGGCAAGCCAATCCATTCCCATGCCCAGGTTTTCAACCATGTCCAGTCACCAATGGTAGTGGAGGCTCTAGCTTTGCGGGAAGCAATTCTGGTAGCCAGAAGATTGCAGGTGATGGAAATTATTTTTGAGGGCGATGCTAAATGCATCATTGATGCCATGAAAGGAGAGCTTTCTGTAGACTTGGATTGTGATGTGATCCTTGAGGACTGTAGAAGGCTCTGTCAAACCTTTAGATTAGTTTCTTTCGAATTTATTAGACGTTCCGGAAATTGGGTGGCTAATTATTTAGCTAAAAGATCCCTTAGAGATAACTTGTTTTGTTACAATACTCTAGCACAATTGACGTGGCTAGAATCGAGACTCATGTAG
- the LOC126687778 gene encoding uncharacterized protein LOC126687778, whose translation MIARHKELREKIRQLASLYDIDSAECIYEDQEQDPTGSLRIGDIRLATGKLEDDPAQVQDDLLEINLGTDESPKPIYINAGLDEGFKEQLIALLTEFRDCFAWSYAEMSGLDPDIAEHKLPLKSGFRPFRQPSRRMSREVDTLIQDEIKRLEDAKFIREAQYTEWLSNIVPVMKKNGKLRVCVDFRNLNLATPKDEYPMPVADMLIDRAAGHTILSFLDAHSGYNQVPISKEDISKTAFRCPGPIGAYEWVVMPFGLKNAGATYQRAMNKMFRGLECLEVYINDVVIKSNTGEVHLADLRKGFERIRRNGWSVLLRGRETDEWIWTDEQQRVFDDLKGYLAKPPVMTPPKPNKPLLLYLSAAHESLGCMLAQEDDGVERAVYYLSRGLTDTEIRYTDIEKMCLCLYFTCCKLRYYMLPVVVYVLSQTDIIKYFLSKPYLRNRIGKWAIAMSEFTLVYVPQRAVKGQVLADFLADHPGITLKEETPGRVDITSFDIAVWKMWFDGSRTSQGAGAGVHIVTPLGASYQLSFRLQFECTNNQAEYEALIFGFEILAELGARAISVKGDSLLVIKQVTGEFKCESELLVRYCNKAKHLIEGFQDTRIEYTERADNGVANDLAQHGSGYKVNREFDAIERETPNLHTGGITIDERQFSVYQLDVTQDWRDELLKWFEKPDATNRRLRTLALNYVVLAGELYKKGFEGLLFRCIGPKEVMLAMAEVHEGIAGAHQAGPRMRWLIHKYGFYWPKMEQDCIRYAKGCEACQKFGPIQHVPAEDLHSIIKPWPFRGWAVDLIGKVYPGSSDGHAFVIIATCYFTKWVEAKPLKSPTQEAVIKFFKEYIVHRHGLPESITTDQGTMFTGSDINWWASQMGIKLLHSTPYYAQANGQAEATNKAIKLIVQKMIEENPRQWHMLLSEAVWANRTSQKSATGTSPFRLVYGYDAMLPMELTVTSTRRRYQCELSKEDYFDKMVIDSLDLDEERLTALDHLEAQKRRVERAYNKRVKRKAFFVGDIVWKAVLPIGHKDTRLGKWSPNWEGPFVVVNKLTGGAYLLADIDGEEHDRAINGQFLKKYVPSCWEGVDRRLFGADEE comes from the exons atgaTAGCACGGCATAAAGAATTGAGGGAGAAAATTAGACAGTTAGCCTCCCTGTACGATATTGATTCGGCCGAATGCATCTATGAGGACCAGGAGCAAGACCCAACAGGATCGCTGCGGATTGGGGACATACGATTGGCAACCGGGAAGTTAGAAGATGATCCCGCCCAAGTACAGGACGATCTCCTCGAAATCAATCTGGGGACGGATGAATCGCCTAAACCCATATACATCAACGCAGGACTGGACGAAGGATTCAAAGAGCAACTGATCGCCCTACTCACTGAGTTCCGCGACTGTTTTGCCTGGTCGTACGCGGAAATGTCGGGCCTTGATCCTGATATCGCCGAACATAAGCTTCCATTAAAGAGTGGAtttcggccatttcggcaaCCTTCCCGGCGAATGTCCAGGGAAGTGGATACTCTCATACAAGATGAGATTAAGCGGCTGGAAGATGCCAAGTTTATTCGGGAAGCCCAatacaccgaatggctctctaACATCGTACCAGTAATGAAGAAAAACGGGAAGCTACGAGTATGCGTTGATTTTCGGAACCTAAACCTAGCCACGCCCAAGGACGAATACCCAATGCCCGTGGCCGATATGCTGATTGACAGGGCAGCTGGAcacacgatactcagtttcctcgaTGCTCACTCTGGGTACAACCAAGTTCCAATCAGCAAGGAggacatctccaaaacggctTTTAGATGCCCCGGGCCGATCGGAGCGTACGAATGGGTCGTGATGCCTTTTGGCTTGAAAAACGCAggggcaacatatcagagggcgaTGAACAAGATGTTCAGAGGCCTTGAATGCCTTGAGGTCTACATCAACGACGtcgtaatcaaatcaaacaccGGCGAAGTTCATTTGGCCGATCTCCGGAAAGGTTTCGAGCGTATACGACGTAATGG ctggagtgttttgctGAGGGGAAGAGAGACCGACGAGTGGATATGGACGGACGAGCAACAGAGGGTGTTTGACGATTTGAAAGGTTACTTGGCGAAACCGCCGGTCATGACCCCTCCAAAGCCGAATAAGCCGTTGTTGCTATACCTATCGGCTGCGCACGAATCCCTaggatgtatgctcgcccaagaggacgatGGGGTCGAAAGAGCAGTCTACTACTTAagccgaggattgacggacacaGAGATTCGTTATACCGACATAGAGAAAATGTGTCTATGCCTGTACTTCACGTGCTGCAAGCTGCGATACTATATGTTGCCGGTCGTTGTGTATGTATTAtcccagaccgatatcattaagtatTTCTTATCGAAGCCATACCTGAGGAATCGAATTGGAAAGTGGGCGATTGCAATGTCCGAGTTTACATTGGTGTACGTTCCTcaaagagcagtaaaaggacaagtATTGGCAGACTTCTTGGCCGATCACCCTGGTATTACCCTCAAGGAAGAGACACCTGGTCGAGTAGACATCACGTCCTTCGACATCGCCGTGTGGAAGATGTGGTTCGACGGATCCAGGacaagccagggggcaggcgcgGGAGTACACATCGTCACACCCTTGGGGGCATCCTACCAGCTATCATTCAGACTCCAGTTCGAATGTACCAACAATCAAGCGGAATATGAAGCCCTCATATTCGGTTTTGAGATTTTAGCCGAGCTAGGGGCGAGGGCGATCAGTGTAAAAGGAGATTCTTTGCTAGTCATTAAACAAGTGACAGGAGAATTTAAATGCGAGTCCGAACTATTGGTGAggtattgcaacaaggcgaaacaCCTGATCGAAGGCTTCCAAGACACGAGAATAGAATACACGGAGAGGGCCGATAACGGTGTTGCAAACGACCTAGCTCAGCACGGAAGCGGTTACAAGGTAAACCGAGAATTCGACGCCATAGAGAGGGAAACACCAAATCTCCACACCGGGGGCATCACGATCGACGAAAGACAGTTCTCGGTTTACCAGCTGGACgtcacccaagattggagggaCGAGCTCCTGAAGTGGTTCGAAAAACCAGACGCCACGAATAGGAGGTTGAGGACGTTAGCCCTTAATTACGTGGTCTTAGCCGGCGAACTATATAAGAAGGGCTTTGAAGGGCTACTCTTCAGATGCATCGGTCCGAAAGAGGTGATGCTTGCTATGGCCGAGGTACACGAAGGGATAGCAGGCGCCCACCAGGCGGGTCCCAGAATGAGGTGGCTCatccataaatacggcttttattggccgaaaatggaacaagactgcATAAGATATGCCAAAGGTTGCGAAGCCTGTCAGAAATTCGGCCCAATACAACACGTCCCGGCCGAAGACCTGCACTCCATCATCAAGCCTTGGCCATTCAGAGGATGGGCGGTCGACCTGATAGGGAAAGTATACCCCGGCTCGTCTGATGGTCATGCTTTTGTGATTATAGCCACTTGCTACTTCACCAAGTGGGTCGAAGCTAAACCTTTGAAGTCGCCGACACAAGAAGCGGTGATCAAGTTCTTCAAAGAATACATCGTCCACCGACATGGCCTGCCCGAGTCCATAACCACagatcaagggacgatgttcacGGGAAGCGACATCAATTGGTGGGCCTCCCAAATGGGGATAAAATTGTTACACTCAACACCGTACTACGCCCAGGCCAACGGACAGGCCGAAGCCACGAACAAAGCTATCAAGCTCATAGTtcaaaagatgattgaagaaaacccaaggCAATGGCATATGCTTCTGTCAGAAGCTGTTTGGGCGAATAGAACCAGCCAGAAGTCGGCTACCGGAACTTCACCCTTCAGACTGGTTTACGGCTACGATgcgatgttgccaatggagctAACCGTCACGTCTACTCGCCGCAGATACCAATGCGAATTGTCCAAAGAAGATTACTTCGACAAGATGGTGATAGATTCTCTGGACCTTGACGAAGAACGTTTAACGGCGTTAGATCACCTAGAAGCTcagaaaagaagggtcgagAGAGCTTACAACAAACGGGTAAAACGAAAAGCTTTTTTCGTGGGCGATATAGTGTGGAAAGCGGTCTTGCCTATCGGCCACAAAGACACTCGGCTTGGCAAATGGAGCCCGAACTGGGAAGGACCCTTTGTCGTGGTCAACAAGTTAACAGGCGGTGCTTACTTGTTGGCAGATATTGATGGGGAAGAACACGACAGGGCGATCAACGGTCAGTTCCTGAAAAAATACGTTCCTAGCTGTTGGGAGGGCGTAGACCGTCGGTTATTTGGAGCCGACGAAGAGTAG
- the LOC126686782 gene encoding glycosyltransferase family 92 protein RCOM_0530710, whose protein sequence is MESEQRRKRRRLLNKPTADSFYFTVRSLTVCFSFFIFLLFISSDRFSISTGSFRPVLTVPASFLPTRLGLTRDSFDTRSLPLVVEDRVLFPDHVLLIVSNKVLHSSQNLECVYYNLFSSEDLVLRPVISVDDYHGDKSVIRCPIPPTNCSASVNLRWYWEAAQGGAAAVKTAAVASWDRVVYEAVLDWNSAVVFVKGLNLRPHKESDPTQFRCHFGLSKFDKDEGFVFSTDAVAAAQEVIRCLLPRSIQNNPGKAQGIRVTVSHVDAREDGVDRPLPSVAKVYSAKSYDDKRSNKGKYELCACTMMWNQASFLREWIAYHAWLGVERWFIYDNNSDDGIQEVIDELNLENYNVSRHSWPWIKAQEAGFSHCAMQARSECKWLGFFDVDEFFYFPRHRGQDMQGQNSLKTLVANYSDSPTYAEIRTICHSFGPSGLTAAPSQGVTVGYTCRLQAPERHKSIVHLEKLDTTLLNVVHHFKLKEGYRYLNLPESTGIVNHYKYQVWDSFKAKFFRRVSTYVANWQEDQNQGSKDRAPGLGTVAVEPPDWRLRFCEVWDTGLKDFVLANFADTTTGYLPWQRSSFIKKS, encoded by the coding sequence ATGGAATCGGAGCAACGCCGCAAGCGGAGGCGTTTATTAAACAAACCCACCGCCGATTCTTTCTACTTTACAGTAAGGTCCTTAACTGTTTGCTtctctttctttatttttctccTATTTATCTCTTCAGATCGTTTTTCAATTTCAACCGGGTCGTTTCGACCCGTTCTTACTGTGCCCGCTTCTTTCTTGCCGACTCGTTTGGGTTTAACTCGCGATTCTTTTGATACTAGATCTTTGCCTTTAGTAGTTGAAGATAGGGTTTTGTTTCCGGACCATGTTTTGCTAATTGTGTCTAATAAAGTACTACATAGCAGTCAGAATTTGGAATGTGTTTACTACAATTTGTTCAGTTCGGAGGATTTGGTTTTAAGGCCTGTTATATCTGTTGATGATTATCATGGAGATAAGTCTGTTATCCGCTGCCCGATTCCGCCGACCAACTGCTCTGCTTCTGTTAATTTGCGGTGGTATTGGGAGGCGGCGCAAGGTGGTGCAGCCGCGGTGAAGACGGCGGCTGTTGCTTCTTGGGATAGAGTGGTGTATGAGGCGGTTTTGGATTGGAATTCCGCGGTTGTGTTTGTGAAAGGATTGAATCTGCGGCCGCATAAGGAGTCTGATCCTACGCAGTTCAGGTGTCATTTTGGTTTGAGTAAATTTGATAAGGATGAGGGTTTTGTGTTTTCTACTGACGCGGTTGCGGCTGCGCAAGAGGTTATAAGGTGTTTGTTGCCGCGGAGTATTCAGAATAATCCGGGGAAGGCTCAGGGTATTCGAGTTACTGTTAGTCATGTTGATGCCCGCGAAGACGGTGTTGATAGGCCTTTGCCTTCCGTGGCGAAGGTTTATAGTGCTAAGTCGTATGATGATAAGAGGAGTAATAAGGGGAAGTATGAGCTTTGTGCTTGTACTATGATGTGGAACCAAGCTTCGTTTCTCCGCGAGTGGATTGCTTACCACGCTTGGCTCGGTGTTGAGCGGTGGTTCATCTATGACAATAATAGTGATGATGGGATTCAAGAAGTAATTGATGAGCTTAATTTGGAAAACTACAATGTTAGTCGGCATTCTTGGCCATGGATTAAAGCACAGGAGGCTGGTTTTTCGCACTGTGCTATGCAAGCAAGAAGCGAATGCAAGTGGCTAGGGTTTTTCGATGTGGATGAGTTTTTCTACTTCCCTCGCCACCGAGGACAAGATATGCAAGGACAGAATTCACTGAAAACCCTAGTAGCAAATTACTCAGACTCTCCAACATATGCCGAGATAAGAACAATTTGTCACAGCTTCGGTCCCTCAGGGTTGACTGCAGCTCCATCACAGGGAGTGACAGTTGGGTACACTTGCCGGCTGCAGGCTCCTGAACGGCACAAATCTATCGTGCACTTAGAAAAACTAGACACCACCCTTCTCAACGTGGTTCATCATTTCAAGCTAAAGGAGGGATATAGATACCTGAATTTACCAGAAAGCACGGGTATAGTGAACCACTACAAATATCAAGTGTGGGATAGTTTTAAAGCCAAGTTCTTTAGGCGAGTTTCTACCTATGTTGCTAACTGGCAAGAAGATCAAAACCAAGGTTCAAAGGACAGGGCACCCGGCCTCGGTACAGTGGCCGTAGAACCACCGGACTGGCGATTACGATTCTGTGAAGTTTGGGACACTGGCTTAAAGGATTTTGTTTTGGCTAACTTTGCTGATACCACAACTGGATACCTTCCATGGCAGAGGTCTTCTTTTATAAAGAAATCATAA
- the LOC126686783 gene encoding protein COFACTOR ASSEMBLY OF COMPLEX C SUBUNIT B CCB4, chloroplastic isoform X2 translates to MRVCVNKLISMEAGTVTILPTPILFNSKCKFPPRNFRCFVSSNSDSNNAQIKGHYYRGPKPNRNFVADWVKNNDSTVRTLPIYVGAASLLAVLINRAASGIAPVADASSSQSRADLLTLGLAVTNILAGLVWLTIKPKTIYPVNPQGVDCQILFPDLPRYVVSELLWVWESLSAVTCCRSLVVVYDCICFLQIGMAVESSNKGEVLSVDTAKLMQGSLVQAVKKSGAQSYLANLSLYPGRSELPFFPSNTQPLGDKGVAIIGGDTIRGFTTSDQAWITFIGEKLDATLAKYVTNSSLAAQDRV, encoded by the exons ATGAGGGTTTGTGTTAACAAATTGATTTCCATGGAAGCGGGAACTGTAACTATCCTCCCCACTCCCATTCTCTTCAACTCCAAATGCAAGTTTCCTCCCCGCAATTTCCGCTGCTTCGTTTCCTCAAATTCTGATTCAAATAATGCCCAAATTAAGGGACACTATTATAGAGGACCCAAGCCTAACAGAAATTTTGTCGCTGATTGGGTTAAGAACAACGACTCCACCGTTCGAACCTTGCCCATTTACGTCGGCGCCGCTTCTCTCTTGGCTGTTCTCATCAATCGCGCCGCTTCTGGCATTGCTCCTGTTGCCGATGCCAGTAG TTCACAGTCTAGAGCTGATTTGTTGACACTTGGATTGGCCGTTACTAATATTTTAGCTGGTTTGGTGTGGCTCACCATCAAGCCAAAGACTATTTATCCA gTAAATCCTCAAGGCGTGGACTGTCAAATTCTATTCCCGGATCTGCCTCGCTATGTGGTTTCTGAGTTACTTTG GGTATGGGAATCTCTGTCGGCTGTCACGTGCTGCAGGTCTTTAGTTGTTGTTTATGATTGCATCTGTTTTCTACAAATTGGTATGGCTGTTGAATCGTCTAATAAGGGTGAAGTGCTATCCGTGGATACTGCCAAATTGATGCAAGGATCACTTGTTCAAGCTGTTAAGAAATCAGGAGCTC AGAGCTATTTGGCAAACCTCTCGCTCTATCCCGGGAGGTCTGAGCTGCCATTTTTTCCTTCAAATACACAG CCTCTTGGAGATAAAGGAGTTGCAATAATTGGTGGTGACACTATTAGGGGTTTCACTACTTCTGATCAG GCATGGATTACATTCATTGGTGAGAAACTTGATGCCACACTAGCAAAATATGTAACCAACAGCTCGTTGGCAGCGCAAGATAGAGTTTGA
- the LOC126686783 gene encoding protein COFACTOR ASSEMBLY OF COMPLEX C SUBUNIT B CCB4, chloroplastic isoform X3 codes for MRVCVNKLISMEAGTVTILPTPILFNSKCKFPPRNFRCFVSSNSDSNNAQIKGHYYRGPKPNRNFVADWVKNNDSTVRTLPIYVGAASLLAVLINRAASGIAPVADASSSQSRADLLTLGLAVTNILAGLVWLTIKPKTIYPVNPQGVDCQILFPDLPRYVVSELLWSLVVVYDCICFLQIGMAVESSNKGEVLSVDTAKLMQGSLVQAVKKSGAQSYLANLSLYPGRSELPFFPSNTQAVILQPLGDKGVAIIGGDTIRGFTTSDQAWITFIGEKLDATLAKYVTNSSLAAQDRV; via the exons ATGAGGGTTTGTGTTAACAAATTGATTTCCATGGAAGCGGGAACTGTAACTATCCTCCCCACTCCCATTCTCTTCAACTCCAAATGCAAGTTTCCTCCCCGCAATTTCCGCTGCTTCGTTTCCTCAAATTCTGATTCAAATAATGCCCAAATTAAGGGACACTATTATAGAGGACCCAAGCCTAACAGAAATTTTGTCGCTGATTGGGTTAAGAACAACGACTCCACCGTTCGAACCTTGCCCATTTACGTCGGCGCCGCTTCTCTCTTGGCTGTTCTCATCAATCGCGCCGCTTCTGGCATTGCTCCTGTTGCCGATGCCAGTAG TTCACAGTCTAGAGCTGATTTGTTGACACTTGGATTGGCCGTTACTAATATTTTAGCTGGTTTGGTGTGGCTCACCATCAAGCCAAAGACTATTTATCCA gTAAATCCTCAAGGCGTGGACTGTCAAATTCTATTCCCGGATCTGCCTCGCTATGTGGTTTCTGAGTTACTTTG GTCTTTAGTTGTTGTTTATGATTGCATCTGTTTTCTACAAATTGGTATGGCTGTTGAATCGTCTAATAAGGGTGAAGTGCTATCCGTGGATACTGCCAAATTGATGCAAGGATCACTTGTTCAAGCTGTTAAGAAATCAGGAGCTC AGAGCTATTTGGCAAACCTCTCGCTCTATCCCGGGAGGTCTGAGCTGCCATTTTTTCCTTCAAATACACAG GCAGTGATCTTGCAGCCTCTTGGAGATAAAGGAGTTGCAATAATTGGTGGTGACACTATTAGGGGTTTCACTACTTCTGATCAG GCATGGATTACATTCATTGGTGAGAAACTTGATGCCACACTAGCAAAATATGTAACCAACAGCTCGTTGGCAGCGCAAGATAGAGTTTGA